In one Zobellia galactanivorans genomic region, the following are encoded:
- a CDS encoding T9SS type A sorting domain-containing protein translates to MGKKRLFLALFFIGLSLSAQEAIREVGEMPDGLSESSGLLFFNDRLITHNDSGNLPELYEIDTLSLTISRTVTIGNVSNHDWEDIAQDETFIYIGDFGNNNGTRENLAIYRIAKSDYLTSNTLMAEKIEFSYEDQTSFENNGNSDWDAEALFVMEDQLVVLTKQWNTQGTVAYAVPIEPGSYKAKRLDGYAVDGLVTGADYDPVSGQLYLVGYSPSLSPFLYKIDGASKTNIFEGPVERLKVDVNMAQIESIAQVDAETYFLSSERFERADLGFLLKSKLYAFSTDPVDTEEEEEPVEEEEQAEEEEEEEEGQEENQESIDEGEDEGAVDPIIGGPDPETDGLPSDRLILKKQFGSPFLEYRLSHDDRVLGRALYDASGRRMAYTLGSRIDSNSIDISGLRTGLYFVTLVLENEVLSRAFIAP, encoded by the coding sequence GGCCCAAGAAGCCATAAGGGAAGTAGGCGAGATGCCCGATGGCCTGTCTGAAAGTTCGGGACTCCTTTTTTTTAATGATCGACTGATTACCCATAACGATTCGGGAAACTTGCCCGAGCTGTATGAAATCGATACCCTTTCGCTTACCATAAGCCGTACCGTAACCATAGGGAACGTATCCAACCACGATTGGGAAGATATCGCCCAAGATGAAACCTTTATCTACATTGGTGATTTTGGTAATAATAACGGAACCAGGGAAAACCTGGCCATTTATCGAATTGCCAAATCCGATTATTTGACATCGAATACCCTGATGGCCGAAAAAATTGAGTTTAGCTACGAAGACCAAACGAGTTTTGAAAACAACGGGAATAGCGATTGGGATGCCGAGGCCTTGTTTGTTATGGAAGACCAGCTGGTCGTGCTGACCAAACAATGGAATACCCAAGGAACGGTGGCCTATGCCGTGCCCATCGAACCCGGAAGTTATAAGGCCAAAAGACTGGATGGATATGCTGTGGATGGTTTGGTCACGGGGGCCGATTATGACCCCGTATCCGGGCAACTCTATCTTGTGGGATATAGTCCAAGTCTTTCCCCTTTCTTGTACAAGATCGATGGGGCAAGCAAAACCAATATTTTTGAAGGGCCCGTTGAACGGCTGAAAGTAGACGTGAACATGGCACAAATAGAGAGTATTGCCCAAGTGGATGCCGAAACCTATTTCCTGAGTTCGGAGCGTTTTGAAAGAGCGGACCTTGGTTTTTTACTGAAGTCAAAATTATATGCGTTTTCAACCGACCCTGTAGATACCGAAGAAGAGGAGGAGCCAGTGGAAGAGGAAGAACAGGCTGAAGAAGAGGAAGAAGAGGAAGAAGGGCAGGAAGAAAATCAAGAGTCAATTGACGAAGGGGAAGATGAAGGAGCGGTCGATCCTATAATAGGAGGGCCCGACCCAGAAACGGATGGACTTCCATCAGATAGATTGATCTTGAAAAAACAATTCGGCAGTCCGTTTTTGGAATATCGTTTAAGTCATGACGATAGGGTTTTGGGAAGGGCTTTATACGATGCTTCGGGCCGGCGTATGGCCTATACATTGGGCAGTCGTATCGATAGTAATTCAATAGATATTTCAGGATTAAGGACGGGACTTTATTTTGTTACATTGGTTCTGGAGAACGAGGTGCTTTCCCGGGCTTTTATCGCCCCATAA